Proteins from a genomic interval of Desulfovibrio sp. Huiquan2017:
- the ettA gene encoding energy-dependent translational throttle protein EttA, producing MSNEAEKIIYSMYKVTKRHGQKEVLKNVSLSYFYGAKIGVLGLNGSGKSSLLKILAGVDDRFEGEIHVKDGYSIGYLEQEPLVDETRTVREVVEEGVAEVMDIVREYNAINEKFAEPMEPEEMDTLIERQGKVQELMDAKGAWDIDSKLEMAMDSLRCPPADASVSVISGGERRRVALCRLLLQAPDILLLDEPTNHLDADSVAWLERYLSSFPGTVIAVTHDRYFLDNVAGWILELDRGRGIPWKGNYSSWLEQKQNRLAQEGRQEADRQKTLERELEWIRMSPKGRRAKSKARINAYESMLSHEAERLADDLQIYIPPGPHLGKQVVVAEHVTKSMGDKLLMEDVNFILPPNAIVGIIGPNGAGKSTLCRMIIGEEKPDSGTITLGATVKLAYADQNRASLIPGKTAYEIISGGAEFIKLGDREINARAYCSRFNFAGADQQKKVDVLSGGERNRVHMAQMLKSGANVLLLDEPTNDLDVNTMRALEDGLENFAGCVLVISHDRWFLDRIATHIIAFEDDAKVVVVEGNYSDYDADRKKRLGTDADQPHRLKFRRLTR from the coding sequence ATGAGCAACGAAGCGGAAAAAATTATCTACTCCATGTACAAGGTGACCAAGCGTCACGGGCAGAAGGAGGTGCTCAAGAACGTCTCCCTGTCCTATTTCTACGGCGCCAAGATCGGCGTGCTCGGCCTGAACGGTTCGGGCAAGTCGTCGCTGCTCAAGATCCTGGCCGGGGTGGACGATCGTTTCGAGGGCGAAATCCACGTCAAGGACGGCTATTCCATCGGCTATCTCGAACAGGAACCCCTGGTTGACGAGACGCGCACCGTGCGCGAGGTGGTCGAGGAGGGCGTTGCCGAGGTCATGGACATCGTCCGCGAATACAACGCCATCAACGAGAAATTCGCCGAACCCATGGAGCCCGAAGAGATGGACACCCTGATCGAAAGGCAGGGCAAGGTCCAGGAACTCATGGATGCCAAGGGCGCCTGGGACATCGACTCCAAGCTCGAAATGGCCATGGACTCGCTGCGCTGTCCCCCGGCCGATGCTTCGGTGTCGGTCATCTCGGGCGGCGAGCGCCGTCGCGTGGCCCTGTGCCGCCTGCTGCTCCAGGCCCCGGATATCCTGCTCCTGGACGAGCCTACCAACCACCTGGACGCGGATTCCGTGGCCTGGCTGGAACGGTATCTCTCCTCCTTCCCCGGAACGGTCATCGCCGTGACCCATGACCGTTATTTTCTGGACAACGTGGCGGGCTGGATTCTCGAACTGGACCGAGGCCGGGGCATCCCCTGGAAGGGCAACTATTCCTCCTGGCTCGAACAGAAGCAGAACCGTCTGGCTCAGGAAGGCAGGCAGGAGGCCGATCGCCAGAAAACCCTGGAGCGCGAACTCGAATGGATACGCATGTCGCCCAAGGGACGTCGCGCCAAGTCCAAGGCGCGCATCAACGCCTACGAGTCCATGCTTTCACACGAGGCCGAGCGGTTGGCCGATGATCTCCAGATCTACATCCCGCCGGGACCGCACCTCGGCAAGCAGGTGGTCGTGGCCGAACATGTGACCAAGTCCATGGGCGACAAGCTGCTCATGGAGGATGTCAATTTCATCCTGCCGCCCAATGCCATCGTCGGCATCATCGGCCCCAACGGCGCGGGTAAATCCACCTTGTGCCGGATGATCATAGGTGAGGAAAAACCCGATTCCGGCACCATAACCCTCGGGGCCACGGTCAAGCTGGCCTACGCCGACCAGAACCGCGCATCCCTCATTCCCGGCAAGACCGCCTATGAGATCATCAGCGGCGGGGCCGAGTTCATCAAGCTCGGCGATCGCGAGATCAACGCCCGGGCCTACTGTTCGCGCTTCAACTTCGCCGGAGCCGATCAGCAGAAAAAGGTGGACGTCCTGTCCGGTGGCGAACGCAACCGCGTGCATATGGCCCAGATGCTCAAATCCGGGGCCAACGTGCTGCTTCTCGACGAACCGACCAACGACCTGGACGTGAACACCATGCGCGCCCTGGAGGACGGCCTGGAGAACTTCGCAGGCTGCGTTCTGGTCATCAGCCACGACCGGTGGTTCCTCGACCGTATCGCCACCCATATCATCGCCTTTGAGGACGACGCCAAGGTGGTCGTGGTCGAAGGCAATTACTCCGATTACGACGCCGACCGCAAAAAACGCCTCGGCACCGACGCCGACCAGCCGCACAGGCTGAAGTTCCGCAGACTAACGCGATAA